Proteins encoded by one window of Pseudomonas tructae:
- a CDS encoding non-ribosomal peptide synthetase — protein sequence MLDQGQGRMQEMVERIRGLDSHKRQQLFAKLRQAGVKVERLPIIPASEQGPLALSFAQQRQWFLWQLDPQGSGYNIATALRLKGGFQPLALERSLALLVQRHSSLRTAFVQQGEAVLQQVRQALPGCLSRETFVSTGGDVQAELVERVRAEVRRPFDLRQDPLIRARLLQVAEDDHVLVLTLHHIIADGWSMNLLVSELMGHYAAQVEGRTLALPVAAIEYRDFAAWQRQWLAAGEGQRQLDYWTGQLGGVQPVLELPADRPRPGQQSFRGARLDFQLDGELTHALRRLAQDANVSLFMLLLAALQVLLHRYSGQNDIRVGVPVANRNREETEALIGFFVNTQVMRAELEPSLPFNALLQQVAERAHQAQSHQDLPFEQLVEALQPERSLSVNPLFQVMFNHQVDDQGAVPAQGLAGLSLENISWASHETHFDLTLNTTEQADGVQAALVYATDLFDAARMARMAAHWQQLLKALVAAPGQPIGQLALLEDDEILRFAQWNSPPVYPLQRLIHQRIEDFAERTPEAVALVFAQQQMSFAQLDQQANRLAHELVARGAGPEVRVAVVLERGLDMMVALLAVLKAGAAYVPIDPQYPRQRLEYLINDCAMGVLLTQSSLQAQLPALPQAAVLVLDQLDVQHLPATPPVVTLHGDNLAYVIYTSGSTGQPKGVAVTHGPLAMHCQAIGERYAMSPADCELHFMSFAFDGAHERWLTTLSHGGRLLIRDDSLWTPAQTYQQMHRHGVSVAAFPPAYLQQLAEHAERDGNPPPVRIYCFGGDAVPEASFEQARRALRPQYIINGYGPTETVVTPLLWKADAQARCQAAYAPIGSCVGDRSAYVLDANLQQVPCGHPAELYLGGQGVARGYLQRPALTAERFVPDPFSSNGARLYRSGDLVRQREDGVIDYLGRVDHQVKVRGFRIELGEIEARLQALEPVRDAVVVARALDSGTQLVGYIVPRQASLDATAQGQLRDAIKAALKQSLAHYMIPAHWVLLEQLPLTPNGKLDRKALPDPQPAEQARYVAAQTELQGQLAALWQEVLKLEQVGLDDNFFEIGGHSLLATQVTAQVQLQLGVSVPLEQLFMAASLRDYADAVERCLNVNGQEDLSDLHDLLAELEAN from the coding sequence ATGCTTGATCAAGGCCAAGGGCGGATGCAGGAAATGGTCGAACGCATTCGCGGTCTCGACAGCCACAAGCGTCAGCAACTGTTTGCCAAACTGCGCCAGGCCGGGGTCAAGGTCGAGCGTCTGCCGATCATCCCGGCCAGTGAACAGGGGCCGCTGGCATTGTCGTTTGCCCAGCAGCGGCAATGGTTCCTCTGGCAGTTGGACCCTCAGGGCAGTGGCTATAACATCGCCACGGCCTTGCGCCTCAAAGGCGGTTTTCAGCCCTTGGCCCTGGAGCGCAGCCTGGCGTTGCTGGTGCAGCGCCACAGCAGCCTGCGCACAGCCTTCGTGCAGCAGGGTGAAGCGGTGCTGCAGCAGGTACGACAAGCGTTGCCGGGCTGCCTGAGCCGCGAGACCTTCGTCAGCACCGGCGGCGATGTGCAGGCCGAACTGGTCGAGCGGGTGCGTGCCGAGGTCCGTCGGCCGTTCGACTTGCGCCAGGATCCGCTGATCCGTGCGCGCCTGCTGCAGGTGGCCGAGGATGACCACGTGCTGGTCCTGACCTTGCACCATATCATCGCCGACGGCTGGTCGATGAACCTGCTGGTCAGCGAGCTGATGGGCCATTACGCCGCTCAGGTCGAGGGTCGCACCCTGGCGCTGCCCGTAGCGGCCATCGAGTACCGGGATTTTGCCGCCTGGCAACGCCAGTGGCTGGCCGCCGGTGAAGGGCAACGGCAACTGGACTACTGGACCGGGCAATTGGGGGGCGTGCAGCCAGTGCTGGAACTGCCGGCCGACCGCCCGCGCCCGGGGCAGCAGAGTTTTCGCGGCGCGCGCCTGGACTTCCAGCTCGATGGCGAGCTGACCCATGCGCTCCGGCGCCTGGCCCAGGACGCCAATGTCAGTTTGTTCATGCTCCTGCTGGCCGCCTTGCAGGTGTTGTTGCACCGCTACAGCGGCCAGAACGACATCCGCGTCGGGGTCCCGGTGGCCAACCGCAACCGTGAAGAAACCGAGGCGCTGATCGGCTTTTTCGTCAACACCCAGGTCATGCGCGCCGAGCTTGAGCCGAGCCTGCCGTTCAATGCGCTGCTGCAACAGGTCGCCGAGCGCGCGCACCAGGCCCAGAGCCACCAGGACCTGCCGTTCGAGCAACTGGTCGAGGCCTTGCAGCCCGAGCGCAGCCTGAGTGTCAACCCGTTGTTCCAGGTCATGTTCAACCATCAGGTCGATGACCAGGGCGCAGTCCCTGCGCAGGGGCTGGCAGGGTTGAGCCTGGAGAACATCAGTTGGGCCAGCCACGAAACCCATTTCGACCTGACCCTCAATACCACCGAACAGGCTGATGGTGTGCAGGCGGCACTGGTGTACGCCACCGACCTGTTCGATGCGGCGCGCATGGCACGCATGGCCGCTCATTGGCAGCAGTTGCTCAAGGCCCTGGTGGCAGCCCCCGGGCAGCCAATCGGCCAATTGGCGCTGCTCGAAGACGATGAAATCCTGCGCTTTGCGCAGTGGAACAGCCCCCCGGTCTACCCGCTGCAGCGCTTGATTCACCAGCGTATCGAGGACTTCGCCGAGCGCACGCCAGAGGCCGTGGCGCTGGTGTTTGCCCAGCAGCAGATGAGCTTTGCGCAGCTCGACCAGCAGGCCAACCGCCTGGCTCACGAGCTGGTGGCGCGCGGGGCGGGGCCCGAGGTGCGGGTCGCGGTGGTGCTTGAGCGTGGCCTGGACATGATGGTCGCCTTGCTGGCGGTGCTCAAGGCTGGCGCCGCCTATGTACCGATCGATCCGCAGTACCCGCGCCAGCGCCTGGAATACCTGATCAACGATTGCGCCATGGGCGTGCTGCTGACCCAGTCGAGCCTGCAGGCGCAGTTGCCGGCGCTGCCACAGGCCGCCGTGCTGGTGCTCGATCAGCTTGATGTGCAACACCTGCCGGCGACACCGCCAGTGGTCACACTGCACGGCGACAACCTGGCCTATGTGATCTACACCTCAGGCTCCACCGGCCAACCCAAAGGGGTTGCCGTGACCCACGGACCGCTGGCCATGCACTGCCAGGCGATTGGCGAGCGTTACGCCATGAGCCCGGCCGACTGCGAGCTGCATTTCATGTCGTTCGCCTTCGATGGTGCCCATGAGCGCTGGCTGACCACCTTGAGCCATGGCGGCCGCCTGCTGATCCGTGACGACAGCCTGTGGACGCCAGCGCAGACCTACCAACAGATGCATCGCCATGGCGTCAGCGTTGCCGCGTTCCCGCCGGCCTATCTGCAACAGCTGGCCGAGCATGCCGAACGCGACGGTAACCCGCCACCGGTGCGCATCTATTGCTTTGGCGGCGACGCAGTGCCCGAGGCCAGCTTCGAGCAGGCCCGACGCGCACTGCGCCCGCAGTACATCATCAACGGCTATGGGCCGACCGAAACCGTGGTCACCCCGCTGCTCTGGAAGGCCGATGCCCAGGCCCGTTGCCAGGCGGCCTATGCGCCGATCGGCAGCTGCGTGGGCGATCGCAGCGCCTACGTGCTCGATGCCAACCTGCAACAGGTGCCGTGCGGCCATCCTGCCGAGCTGTACCTGGGCGGGCAGGGCGTTGCCCGCGGCTACCTGCAGCGTCCGGCGCTGACTGCCGAACGTTTCGTCCCGGACCCGTTCAGCAGCAACGGTGCACGGCTCTACCGCAGTGGTGACCTGGTGCGTCAACGCGAAGACGGGGTCATCGACTACCTGGGCCGGGTGGATCATCAGGTCAAGGTTCGTGGTTTTCGCATCGAGCTGGGCGAGATCGAGGCGCGCCTGCAGGCGCTCGAGCCGGTGCGTGATGCTGTGGTGGTCGCCAGGGCCCTGGACAGCGGTACGCAACTGGTCGGCTATATCGTGCCGCGCCAGGCCAGCCTGGACGCGACGGCGCAAGGGCAGTTGCGCGACGCAATCAAGGCGGCGCTCAAGCAGTCGCTGGCCCACTACATGATCCCCGCGCACTGGGTACTGCTCGAACAGTTGCCGCTGACCCCCAACGGCAAGCTTGATCGCAAGGCGCTGCCCGACCCGCAGCCTGCCGAGCAAGCGCGCTACGTCGCCGCCCAAACCGAGCTGCAGGGCCAGCTCGCGGCGTTGTGGCAGGAGGTGCTCAAACTTGAGCAGGTGGGCCTGGATGACAACTTCTTCGAAATCGGCGGGCATTCGCTGCTGGCCACTCAAGTGACGGCCCAGGTGCAGTTGCAGTTGGGCGTCAGCGTGCCGCTGGAGCAGCTGTTCATGGCCGCTTCGCTGAGGGATTACGCAGACGCCGTAGAGCGCTGCCTTAACGTCAATGGGCAAGAAGACCTGAGCGACCTGCATGACTTGCTCGCCGAACTGGAGGCCAACTGA
- a CDS encoding non-ribosomal peptide synthetase — MNAEDARKLARRFIELPLEKRRIFLQGLRREGVDFAQFPIPAQVPVAERDGLSYAQQRMWLLWQLEPASAAYNLPSAVRLQGQLQVTALEQAFASLVQRHETLRSVFVQQADERLALLPAPQWPQVEHLDLSAMPEQAREQRLRALAQAQSLQPFDLTGGPLLRVLLLRLAADQHVLLMTLHHIVSDGWSMNVLIDEFSQLYAAHLGNQAPTLAPLPIQYCDYALWQRCWLEAGEKERQLEYWRAKLGEAHPPLELPLDHSRPALPSYRGARQRFSVDPALAEALGAWARREGVTLFMLLLSAFNILLYRYTGQGDLRIGVPIANRNRSEVEGLIGCFVNTQVLRNQLDAQMTVRQLLAAVKETVLGAQSHQDLPFEQLVEAFDLERSLSHTPLFQVMYNHQPQVADVTTLKLAGGLHMSQVDWQSRTTQFDLSLDTYEQGGQLQAALTYASDLFEASTIERMGRHWLNLLRAMLAAPELPLEQLAMLDAPELQRIVVDWNDTGVDYPLQQPLQRLIEAQVERSPDATALLFAGQTLTYAELNARANQLAHCLIEAGIGADSLVGIAVERSVEMVVGLLAILKAGAAYVPFDPDYPAERLAYMIEDSGVRLVLTQAALTERLPLQAVQVLVLDQAGAWLGGYSTANPQLLIDPQQLAYVIYTSGSTGRPKGAGNSHAALVNRLCWMQQAYGLDASDTVLQKTPFSFDVSVWEFFWPLLAGARLAVAAPGEHREPARLIASIERMQVTTLHFVPSMLQAFIHEPGVEGCDSLKRIVCSGEALPVDAQQQVFARLPQAALYNLYGPTEAAIDVTHWSCVDEGRDSVPIGLPIANLRTLVLDASLAPVPPGVSGELYLGGQGLARGYHRRPGLTAERFVVDPFGTGERLYRTGDRVRQRENGVIEYQGRFDHQVKIRGLRIELGEIEARLAQHALVREAVVLAHNGKQLVSYLVLEQAPADWQQQLKDWLLLALPEFMLPSQFLALQHLPLTPNGKLDRKALPAPDAQAQVAYAAPQSALQQQLGAIWQAVLGVEQVGLDDNFFALGGDSIIAIQVVSRARQAGLQFSPRDLFQYQTLRSLEPWVGQQAQVEAEQGRVSGEVRLTPVQQGFFAQAMAGRSHWNQSLLLTPRQALLPALLNSALQQLLAQHDALRLRFEQTADGWHQYHVQAPADDLLWLRQATDAQALAELCEAAQRSLDLGNGPLLRAMLVELADGSQRLLVVIHHLVVDGVSWRILLEDLQHFYTRLQAGQAAPQLAKTSAYQAWAEQLHDYAERAAQQLPYWQAQLEQALDLPCDNPQGGLSNRDAGKVAFTLDAANTRRLLQDAPAAYRTQVNDLLLTALARAVCAWSGEDSMLVELEGHGREELFAGIDLTRTVGWFTSLFPLRLQPAAQLSASIKGIKEQLRAVPDRGLGYGVLRYLTPAQVQARLKDSPGRARITFNYLGRFDSQFDERSMFVPAKESPGASQAADAPLANWLSVEGQVYGGQLNLSLTFSQAMFDTSTIQALADAYGAQLLQLVEHCCSQDSVQPTPADFPLAGLDQRQLDELAPLPGLVDDLYPLSPMQQGMLFHGLYAEQGSAYINQLRVDVDDLEPARLHQAWEATLQAHDILRSGFIWQGELAQPLQQPLQFVRKQVALSLLEHDWRDRPDLARLLDAQALAQREQGFDLQAAPLLNLVLVRVAERRHHLIYTHHHILMDGWSNARVLAEVLQRYHGLVPARPASRYRDYIERLQQLDSEAARQFWTQQLQALDGPLYLAQYVPGAHRDSALRGDYHQSIGVEHSARLSQFARQQQVTLNTLVQGAWLLLLQHYSGRSNVVVGATVAGRSMALPGLEQQVGLFINTLPVIASPLPEQTVAQWLHTVQALNLELREHEHTPLFEIQRWAGQQEALFDHILVFENYPLAQALEQAQGPRFGTLHNHEQTHYPLSVAVNLGDELSLDYNYACQAFSDEALHALAGHFQQLLMALAESAERALGEVPMLTARQRGEVLQLAGAEAAVPAHEGFIHQLIEAQALANPQAPALEFAGEQLSYGQLNTQANHLALRLREAGVGPDVVVALAVERSLEMLVGLLAILKAGGVYLPLDLNYPQARIDFMLADSDARLLLSRPGVALQVPAQVKVLMLDDARAPRPPIADLGVALDAQHLAYMIYTSGSTGTPKGVQVRHQALTNHMRWMQRTLPLDASDRVLQKTALSFDASVWECWLPLMCGAQLVIAEPQLASDMSRLWAQVQALQISVVQAAPSLLQALLGNATAQNMSCLRYLMVGGEALSGALVNQVRQHWSGPIVNLYGPTEATIEVTCQVIDNAAQPLMAAIGRPIDNVRVQVLGSHLQCLPDGVVGELCIAGRCLARGYHRRPGLTAERFVPDPHAEEPGARLYRTGDLGHYGEAGQLFYSGRSDQQVKIRGYRIETGEIQAQLLRQPSVADALVLALPGSGGPQLVAYVVPADAASLAPDALRQALAQSLPEYMQPSHWHVLERLPLTANGKLDRKALPANDALPARSYRAPHSELQVQLADIWQALLQVPQVGLDDDFFELGGHSLHLVMLQSRLRSQLGLDVTLKEFHRLRRLEALANHLQQSLGEDGQALELDLIFGALDELEEHNA; from the coding sequence ATGAATGCCGAAGATGCCCGCAAGCTTGCCCGCCGATTCATAGAGTTGCCGTTGGAAAAGCGCCGGATCTTCCTCCAGGGCCTGCGTCGCGAGGGCGTCGACTTCGCCCAGTTCCCGATCCCTGCGCAGGTGCCGGTGGCCGAGCGCGACGGCCTGTCTTATGCCCAGCAGCGCATGTGGCTGCTGTGGCAGCTCGAGCCTGCCAGTGCTGCCTATAACCTGCCCAGTGCCGTGCGCTTGCAGGGGCAATTGCAGGTGACGGCCCTGGAGCAGGCCTTTGCCAGCCTGGTGCAACGCCACGAAACCTTGCGCAGTGTCTTCGTGCAGCAGGCCGACGAGCGGCTCGCCTTGCTGCCGGCGCCGCAGTGGCCACAGGTCGAGCATCTGGATCTGAGCGCCATGCCGGAGCAGGCGCGTGAACAACGGCTGCGAGCGTTGGCCCAGGCGCAGTCGCTGCAGCCGTTCGACCTGACGGGCGGGCCCTTGCTGCGGGTGCTGCTGCTCAGGCTTGCGGCCGACCAGCATGTGTTGCTGATGACCCTGCACCACATCGTGTCTGACGGCTGGTCGATGAACGTGTTGATCGACGAGTTCAGCCAGCTGTATGCCGCGCACCTGGGCAACCAGGCGCCGACGCTTGCGCCACTGCCGATCCAGTACTGCGACTATGCCCTGTGGCAGCGTTGCTGGCTGGAAGCCGGCGAGAAAGAGCGCCAGCTCGAATACTGGCGCGCCAAGCTGGGCGAGGCGCATCCGCCGCTGGAACTGCCGCTGGATCATTCGCGCCCGGCGCTACCCAGCTATCGCGGCGCCCGCCAACGCTTTAGCGTGGACCCGGCGCTGGCCGAGGCACTGGGCGCCTGGGCGCGACGCGAAGGGGTGACCCTGTTCATGCTGCTGCTCAGCGCGTTCAACATTCTCTTGTACCGCTATACCGGCCAGGGCGACCTGCGCATCGGCGTGCCGATTGCCAATCGCAACCGCAGCGAGGTCGAAGGCCTGATCGGTTGCTTCGTCAACACCCAGGTGCTGCGCAATCAGCTCGACGCTCAGATGACCGTGCGCCAGTTGCTGGCAGCGGTCAAGGAGACCGTACTGGGTGCTCAGTCGCACCAGGATCTGCCGTTCGAGCAACTGGTCGAGGCGTTTGATCTTGAGCGCAGCCTCAGCCACACGCCACTGTTCCAGGTGATGTACAACCACCAGCCACAGGTTGCCGACGTCACCACGCTGAAGCTGGCCGGTGGCTTGCACATGAGCCAGGTCGATTGGCAGAGCCGTACCACTCAGTTCGACTTGAGCCTGGACACCTACGAACAGGGTGGCCAGTTGCAGGCTGCACTGACCTACGCCAGCGACTTGTTCGAGGCGTCAACCATCGAGCGCATGGGCCGGCATTGGCTGAACCTGCTGCGTGCGATGCTGGCCGCGCCGGAGCTGCCTCTCGAACAACTGGCGATGCTCGATGCGCCCGAGCTGCAGCGGATCGTCGTCGACTGGAACGACACCGGTGTTGACTACCCGTTGCAGCAACCACTGCAGCGGCTGATCGAAGCCCAGGTCGAGCGCAGCCCCGATGCCACAGCATTGCTGTTTGCCGGGCAGACCCTGACCTATGCCGAACTCAACGCCCGCGCCAACCAGCTTGCCCATTGCCTGATCGAGGCCGGCATCGGTGCCGACAGCCTGGTCGGCATCGCCGTCGAGCGCTCGGTGGAGATGGTCGTCGGCCTGCTGGCGATCCTCAAGGCCGGTGCTGCCTATGTACCGTTCGATCCGGACTACCCGGCCGAGCGCCTGGCCTACATGATCGAAGACAGCGGCGTGCGCCTGGTACTGACCCAGGCGGCGCTGACCGAGCGCCTGCCGCTGCAGGCGGTACAGGTGCTGGTGCTGGACCAGGCCGGGGCCTGGCTGGGCGGCTACAGCACGGCTAATCCGCAGTTGCTCATTGACCCACAGCAACTGGCCTACGTGATCTACACCTCCGGCTCCACCGGCCGCCCCAAGGGTGCCGGCAACAGCCACGCGGCCCTGGTCAACCGCCTGTGCTGGATGCAGCAGGCCTACGGCCTGGACGCCAGCGACACGGTGCTGCAAAAGACCCCGTTCAGTTTCGATGTGTCGGTCTGGGAGTTTTTCTGGCCGCTGCTGGCGGGAGCCCGTCTGGCGGTGGCGGCGCCGGGAGAGCACCGTGAGCCTGCGCGTCTGATCGCCAGCATCGAACGCATGCAGGTCACCACCCTGCATTTTGTGCCATCGATGCTCCAGGCCTTTATCCATGAGCCGGGTGTCGAGGGCTGCGACAGCCTCAAACGCATCGTCTGCAGTGGCGAGGCGCTGCCGGTGGATGCCCAGCAGCAGGTGTTCGCCAGGCTGCCCCAGGCTGCGCTGTACAACCTCTACGGGCCCACCGAGGCGGCCATCGACGTTACCCACTGGAGCTGCGTCGACGAGGGCCGGGACAGTGTGCCGATCGGTCTGCCGATCGCCAACCTGCGAACCCTGGTTCTCGATGCCAGCCTTGCGCCCGTACCGCCAGGGGTATCTGGTGAGCTGTACCTGGGCGGGCAGGGCCTGGCCCGCGGTTATCATCGGCGCCCGGGGCTGACCGCCGAGCGCTTTGTGGTCGACCCGTTCGGCACGGGCGAGCGCCTGTACCGTACCGGCGACCGCGTCCGCCAGCGCGAAAACGGCGTGATCGAGTACCAGGGGCGCTTCGATCATCAGGTCAAGATCCGTGGCCTGCGCATCGAACTGGGGGAAATCGAGGCGCGCCTGGCCCAGCATGCGCTGGTGCGCGAGGCGGTGGTACTGGCGCACAACGGCAAGCAACTGGTCAGCTACCTGGTGCTCGAGCAGGCGCCCGCCGACTGGCAGCAGCAGCTCAAGGACTGGCTGCTGCTGGCTCTGCCCGAGTTCATGCTGCCGAGCCAGTTTCTGGCGCTGCAGCACTTGCCGCTGACCCCCAACGGCAAACTCGACCGCAAGGCCCTGCCAGCGCCGGATGCCCAGGCCCAGGTGGCCTATGCTGCGCCACAGAGCGCCTTGCAACAGCAGCTCGGGGCCATCTGGCAGGCTGTGCTGGGGGTTGAGCAGGTCGGGCTGGATGACAATTTTTTTGCTCTGGGTGGCGATTCGATCATCGCCATTCAGGTGGTCAGCCGCGCCCGTCAGGCCGGCTTGCAGTTCAGTCCGCGCGATCTGTTCCAGTACCAGACGCTGCGCAGCCTCGAGCCCTGGGTCGGGCAACAGGCGCAGGTCGAGGCCGAGCAGGGGCGGGTTAGCGGTGAAGTGCGGCTTACGCCTGTCCAGCAGGGCTTTTTTGCCCAGGCCATGGCCGGCCGTAGCCACTGGAACCAGTCGCTGTTGCTGACCCCGCGCCAGGCGCTGCTGCCGGCGCTGTTGAACAGTGCGCTGCAGCAACTGCTGGCGCAGCACGACGCCTTGCGCCTGCGCTTCGAACAGACTGCCGATGGCTGGCACCAGTACCACGTTCAAGCACCTGCCGACGACCTGCTGTGGCTACGCCAGGCAACCGACGCCCAGGCATTGGCCGAGCTGTGCGAGGCGGCGCAACGCAGCCTTGACCTGGGCAACGGGCCGCTGCTGCGCGCCATGCTGGTGGAGTTGGCCGACGGCAGCCAGCGCTTGCTGGTGGTGATTCACCACCTGGTGGTGGACGGGGTGTCGTGGCGCATCCTGCTCGAAGACCTGCAGCACTTCTACACGCGCCTGCAGGCCGGGCAAGCGGCGCCGCAGTTGGCCAAGACCAGCGCCTACCAGGCCTGGGCCGAGCAGTTGCACGACTACGCCGAGCGTGCGGCGCAGCAGTTGCCTTACTGGCAAGCACAACTGGAGCAGGCGCTGGACCTGCCCTGTGACAATCCCCAGGGCGGCCTGAGCAACCGCGATGCCGGCAAAGTCGCGTTCACCCTCGATGCCGCCAATACCCGGCGCCTGCTGCAGGATGCTCCCGCCGCCTATCGCACTCAGGTCAACGACCTGTTGCTGACCGCCCTGGCCCGGGCGGTGTGTGCCTGGAGTGGTGAAGACAGCATGCTGGTGGAGCTCGAAGGCCATGGCCGCGAAGAGCTGTTCGCCGGTATCGACCTGACGCGCACAGTGGGTTGGTTCACCAGCCTGTTCCCGCTGCGTTTACAGCCCGCGGCGCAGCTGTCGGCCTCGATCAAAGGCATCAAGGAGCAGTTGCGCGCGGTGCCCGATCGCGGCCTGGGCTATGGCGTGCTGCGCTATCTGACGCCAGCCCAGGTGCAAGCCAGGCTCAAGGACAGCCCGGGTCGGGCGCGAATTACCTTCAACTACCTGGGGCGTTTCGACAGCCAGTTCGATGAGCGCTCGATGTTCGTTCCGGCCAAGGAAAGCCCTGGAGCCAGCCAGGCCGCCGATGCCCCGCTGGCCAACTGGCTCAGCGTCGAAGGTCAGGTCTATGGCGGGCAACTGAATCTGTCGCTGACCTTCAGCCAGGCCATGTTCGACACCTCGACCATCCAGGCCCTGGCCGATGCCTATGGTGCGCAGCTGCTGCAACTGGTGGAGCATTGCTGCAGCCAGGACAGCGTGCAGCCCACGCCTGCGGATTTCCCCCTGGCCGGGCTTGACCAGCGCCAACTCGACGAACTGGCGCCATTGCCCGGGTTGGTCGACGACCTCTATCCGTTGTCGCCCATGCAGCAGGGCATGCTTTTTCATGGCCTGTACGCCGAGCAGGGCAGCGCCTACATCAACCAGTTGCGGGTCGATGTCGACGATCTTGAACCTGCACGCCTGCATCAGGCCTGGGAGGCGACACTGCAGGCCCACGATATCCTGCGCAGCGGTTTTATCTGGCAAGGCGAGCTGGCGCAACCGTTGCAGCAACCCTTGCAGTTTGTGCGCAAGCAGGTCGCGCTGAGCCTGCTCGAACACGACTGGCGCGACAGGCCGGACCTGGCCCGGTTGCTGGACGCTCAGGCCCTGGCGCAACGCGAACAGGGCTTCGACTTGCAGGCGGCGCCCTTGCTGAACCTGGTGCTGGTGCGCGTCGCCGAGCGCCGCCATCACCTTATCTACACCCATCACCATATCCTCATGGATGGCTGGAGCAATGCCCGGGTGCTGGCCGAGGTGTTGCAGCGTTATCACGGCCTGGTGCCGGCGCGGCCGGCCAGCCGCTACCGTGACTACATCGAGCGCTTGCAGCAGCTCGACAGCGAGGCGGCCAGGCAGTTCTGGACGCAACAATTGCAGGCGCTGGACGGCCCCTTGTACCTGGCCCAGTACGTCCCCGGGGCACACCGCGACAGCGCGCTGCGCGGCGACTATCACCAATCCATCGGTGTCGAGCACAGTGCGCGCCTGAGCCAGTTTGCCCGGCAACAGCAAGTCACCCTCAACACCCTGGTCCAGGGCGCCTGGCTGCTGCTGTTGCAGCATTACAGCGGGCGCAGCAACGTCGTGGTCGGGGCCACGGTGGCCGGTCGCAGTATGGCGCTGCCGGGCCTGGAGCAGCAGGTCGGTCTGTTTATCAACACCTTGCCGGTCATTGCCAGCCCGCTTCCTGAGCAGACCGTGGCGCAGTGGCTGCACACGGTGCAGGCGCTGAACCTTGAGCTGCGCGAACACGAGCACACGCCCTTGTTCGAGATCCAGCGTTGGGCCGGGCAACAGGAGGCGCTGTTCGACCATATCCTGGTGTTCGAGAACTACCCCCTGGCCCAAGCCCTCGAGCAGGCGCAAGGGCCGCGCTTCGGCACCCTGCACAACCACGAGCAGACCCATTACCCGTTGTCGGTGGCGGTCAACCTGGGCGATGAACTCAGCCTCGATTACAACTATGCCTGCCAGGCGTTCAGCGACGAGGCCTTGCACGCCCTGGCCGGGCACTTCCAGCAGTTGCTGATGGCGCTGGCCGAGTCGGCCGAACGTGCCCTGGGTGAGGTGCCGATGCTCACTGCCCGGCAGCGCGGCGAAGTGCTGCAACTGGCCGGGGCAGAGGCTGCGGTGCCGGCGCACGAGGGCTTCATCCATCAACTGATCGAAGCCCAGGCACTGGCCAACCCGCAGGCTCCGGCCCTGGAGTTTGCCGGTGAGCAACTGAGCTATGGGCAACTCAATACCCAGGCCAATCACTTGGCGCTGCGCTTGCGCGAGGCTGGCGTGGGGCCGGATGTGGTGGTGGCGCTGGCGGTTGAACGCAGCCTGGAGATGCTCGTCGGTTTGCTGGCCATCCTCAAGGCCGGGGGCGTTTACCTGCCGCTGGACCTGAACTACCCGCAGGCGCGGATCGACTTCATGCTCGCCGACAGCGACGCGCGCCTGTTGCTCAGCCGTCCCGGTGTTGCGTTGCAGGTGCCGGCCCAGGTCAAGGTGCTGATGCTCGACGACGCCCGTGCGCCCAGGCCGCCGATTGCCGACCTGGGCGTAGCGCTGGATGCGCAGCACCTGGCGTACATGATCTACACCTCCGGCTCGACCGGCACGCCCAAAGGGGTCCAGGTGCGTCACCAGGCCTTGACCAACCACATGCGCTGGATGCAGCGCACCCTGCCGTTGGACGCCAGTGACCGGGTTCTGCAGAAGACCGCGCTGAGTTTTGATGCGTCGGTCTGGGAGTGCTGGCTGCCGTTGATGTGCGGGGCGCAGTTGGTGATCGCCGAGCCGCAACTGGCCAGCGACATGTCGCGCCTGTGGGCGCAGGTGCAGGCGCTGCAGATCAGCGTGGTGCAGGCGGCGCCGTCGTTGCTGCAGGCGCTGCTGGGCAATGCCACGGCGCAGAACATGAGCTGCCTGCGTTACCTGATGGTCGGCGGCGAGGCCCTGAGTGGTGCACTGGTCAACCAGGTACGCCAGCACTGGTCGGGGCCGATCGTCAACCTCTATGGGCCGACCGAGGCCACCATCGAGGTGACCTGCCAGGTCATCGACAACGCTGCCCAGCCGTTGATGGCAGCCATTGGCCGGCCAATCGACAACGTCCGCGTGCAGGTGCTCGGCAGCCATTTACAGTGCCTGCCAGACGGCGTCGTCGGCGAACTGTGCATTGCCGGCCGTTGCTTGGCCCGCGGTTATCATCGGCGCCCCGGGCTTACAGCCGAGCGCTTCGTACCCGATCCGCATGCTGAAGAACCCGGTGCGCGGCTCTACCGCACCGGCGACCTGGGCCACTACGGCGAAGCCGGGCAGCTGTTCTACAGCGGGCGCAGTGACCAGCAAGTGAAGATTCGCGGCTATCGCATCGAGACCGGCGAGATCCAGGCGCAACTGTTGCGCCAGCCCTCGGTGGCCGATGCGCTGGTGCTGGCCTTGCCCGGCTCGGGCGGACCGCAACTGGTGGCTTATGTGGTGCCGGCGGACGCTGCCAGCCTGGCGCCCGATGCTCTGCGCCAGGCTCTGGCCCAGAGCTTGCCCGAGTACATGCAGCCTTCGCACTGGCATGTGCTTGAACGCCTGCCGCTGACCGCCAACGGCAAGCTCGACCGCAAGGCCCTGCCCGCCAATGACGCGCTCCCGGCGCGAAGCTACCGGGCGCCGCACAGCGAGCTGCAGGTGCAACTGGCCGATATCTGGCAGGCGCTGCTGCAGGTGCCGCAGGTCGGCCTGGACGACGACTTCTTTGAACTGGGCGGTCATTCGCTGCACCTGGTGATGCTGCAATCGCGTTTGCGCAGCCAGTTGGGCCTGGATGTAACGCTCAAGGAATTTCATCGCCTGCGCCGTCTCGAGGCGCTGGCCAATCATTTACAGCAATCCCTGGGCGAAGACGGCCAGGCGCTGGAGCTCGACCTGATTTTCGGCGCGCTCGACGAACTGGAGGAACACAATGCTTGA